One window of Acidobacteriaceae bacterium genomic DNA carries:
- a CDS encoding glycosyltransferase family 2 protein: MQRRVSVVIPALNEAESIGRVVAAIPWNEIAECIVVDNGSSDGTAEIARAAGARVVSSPRGYGAACAAGAREAVASSDVLVFLDGDGSDDVNAMSRMVGPIERGEADFVIGSRMRGKAEPGSLNGAQMFAAKMIGSLVGMLYGFRYTDMGPFRAIRRECLEAMHMREMTYGWNLEMQIKAVRARLRVVEIPVDYRCRIGGESKVSGNAWASVKAGVRILGVLARVR; this comes from the coding sequence ATGCAGCGTAGGGTTTCGGTTGTCATTCCGGCGCTGAATGAGGCGGAGTCGATTGGGCGTGTTGTGGCCGCGATACCGTGGAATGAGATTGCGGAGTGCATTGTCGTCGACAACGGAAGTAGCGACGGAACGGCGGAGATTGCGCGGGCTGCGGGCGCGCGTGTGGTGAGTTCGCCGCGTGGATACGGTGCGGCGTGCGCCGCGGGTGCGCGGGAGGCGGTTGCGTCGAGCGACGTGTTGGTGTTTCTGGATGGCGACGGATCGGATGACGTGAACGCGATGTCCCGGATGGTCGGGCCGATTGAACGCGGTGAGGCGGACTTCGTCATCGGATCGCGGATGCGCGGAAAGGCCGAGCCGGGATCGCTGAATGGGGCGCAGATGTTTGCGGCGAAGATGATCGGCTCGCTGGTGGGGATGCTGTATGGGTTTCGCTATACGGATATGGGGCCGTTCCGCGCGATTCGGCGGGAGTGTTTGGAAGCGATGCACATGCGCGAGATGACGTATGGGTGGAATCTGGAGATGCAGATCAAGGCTGTGCGAGCGAGGCTGCGCGTGGTAGAAATTCCGGTGGATTATCGCTGCCGGATTGGCGGGGAGTCGAAGGTATCAGGCAATGCGTGGGCGAGCGTGAAAGCCGGGGTGAGAATCCTGGGTGTGCTCGCCAGAGTACGGTGA